CGCCGGTCGCGCGCGGTCGCCGCGGGGAGGTGCCCGGTGACCTGGGGACCGGAGCACTGGGTGGGCCTGGCGCTGCTGGCCGCCGCCACCTTCGCGCTGCGCCTGCTCGGCCCGTGGCTGGCCGCTCGCGTCGGCGGCGGACCCCGGGCGGAGAGCACGGACGCCCTGCTCGCCGGGCTGGCGGTCGCGGTGCTCGCGGGCCTCGTGGTGACGCAGGCCCTGTTCGACGGCCGCGAGGCGGCGGGCTGGGCCCGGCCGCTCGGGGTCGTCGTCGCCGGGGTCCTGGTGTGGCGGAAGGCGCCGTTCCTGCTCGTGGTGCTCGCGGCGGCCGCCACCACGGCGCTCCTTCGCCTGCTCGGCCTCCCCTGACCCGCCCCTCCTCTTCCTCCCCCCCCGGCAGGGCACGTGGAGTGCGAAGTGCCCACCAGGGGGGCGCGTCGGAGGTGCGGCGGGGTGCCCCGGCAGCGCAGAGTGCTCGCGTGGCACCGAAGGCACCGGCCGAAGAGCTCGACGTCGACGGCGTCGCCGTCAGGTTCACCAGCCCCGACAAGGTCGTCTTCCCGGCGCTCGGCGCCGGCGGCGGCACCAAGCGGCACCTCGTGGAGTACTACCGCTCCGTCGCGCAGCGCGGCGAGGACGGCGAGCTCGGCCCGCTGGTGCGCGCCCTGCTCGACAGGCCCACCTACGTGCAGCGCTTCCCCGACGGGGTGGACGGCGAGGAGGTCTACCAGAAGCGCGTCCCGCCGCACGCTCCCTCGTACGTGCGCACCACGCGGGTGACCTTCCCCTCCGGTCGCCACGCCGACGCGATGCGCGTCGACGCCGCCGCACCCCTGGTGTGGGCCGCCCAGATGTCCACCGTGACGTTCCACCCCTGGCCGACCCGCGCCTCCGACCACAACCCCGACGCCGTCGAGCACCCCGACGAGCTGCGCATCGACCTCGACCCGCAGCCGGGCACCGGCTTCGCCGAGGCCCGCGCCGTCGCGCTCGACGTCGTCCAGCCCCTCCTCGCCGAGCTCGGGTACGCAGGGTTCCCCAAGACCTCCGGCGGCCGCGGTGTGCACGTCTACGTGCGCATCGATCCGCGCTGGGAGATCAAGCAGGTCAGGACCGCTGCCATCGCCTTCGCCCGCGAGGTCGAGCGGCGCGCCGGCGGCCGCGTGACCACGGCCTGGTGGAAGGAGCAGCGGACCAGCGCGATCTTCGTGGACTACAACCAGAACGCCCGCGACCACACCATCGCCTCGGCGTACTCGGTGCGCCGCACCCCCCGCGCGACCGTCTCCACCCCGGTGACGTGGGAGGAGCTGGCCGACGTCGAGCCCGACGACCTCACCATGGCCACCGTCCCCGCGCTGCTGGCGCGCCGCGGGGACCCGATGCGCGCCCTGGACGACGCCCACCACGACCTCACCCCGCTGCTGGAGATGGCCGAGCGCGACGCCGCCGCCGGTGAGGGCGAGATGCCGTTCCCGCCCAACCACCCCAAGCAGGACGGCGAGCCCAAGCGGGTGCAGCCGAGCCGCGACCGCGCCCGCCCCGGCGGCCCGGAGGACCCCTCCCGGGGCTGAGCCCCGGACCGCGACCGGGCGACCGGTCGCGGTTCCGGGAGGGGCTGGAACCACGACCGGGCGACCGGTTGCGGTGAGCGGCGCGCCCGTCCGGGTGAGGGGGTCCACCTCGGCTGGTGGCCGCGAGCGGCGCTCCCACCATCGACGTCATGGGACTCGGAACGGGCATCTTCCTGCTGGTCGTCGGCGCGATCCTCGCCTTCGGCGTGCGTGACGGCGTCGAGGCGGTGGACCTCACCGCCATCGGCTGGATCTGCATGGGCGCGGGAG
This portion of the Quadrisphaera setariae genome encodes:
- a CDS encoding DUF6458 family protein, with product MGLGTGIFLLVVGAILAFGVRDGVEAVDLTAIGWICMGAGALSLVLVLALSRRRGRVTSSTYVERHDGVPPGA
- a CDS encoding DNA polymerase domain-containing protein, whose translation is MAPKAPAEELDVDGVAVRFTSPDKVVFPALGAGGGTKRHLVEYYRSVAQRGEDGELGPLVRALLDRPTYVQRFPDGVDGEEVYQKRVPPHAPSYVRTTRVTFPSGRHADAMRVDAAAPLVWAAQMSTVTFHPWPTRASDHNPDAVEHPDELRIDLDPQPGTGFAEARAVALDVVQPLLAELGYAGFPKTSGGRGVHVYVRIDPRWEIKQVRTAAIAFAREVERRAGGRVTTAWWKEQRTSAIFVDYNQNARDHTIASAYSVRRTPRATVSTPVTWEELADVEPDDLTMATVPALLARRGDPMRALDDAHHDLTPLLEMAERDAAAGEGEMPFPPNHPKQDGEPKRVQPSRDRARPGGPEDPSRG
- a CDS encoding AzlD domain-containing protein produces the protein MTWGPEHWVGLALLAAATFALRLLGPWLAARVGGGPRAESTDALLAGLAVAVLAGLVVTQALFDGREAAGWARPLGVVVAGVLVWRKAPFLLVVLAAAATTALLRLLGLP